Proteins from a single region of Carassius carassius chromosome 37, fCarCar2.1, whole genome shotgun sequence:
- the sp5l gene encoding sp5 transcription factor-like — translation MAALTLSRADNFLHNFLQDRTPSSSPESGPNTLSFLATTCSQAWQEGSQLPYEGPVGSTSSMFQLWSNDMAPNSSLSAHQMTFTVPKMQFPGHMQPTLGSHSHHHHHHHHHHHELPLTPPAEPPSAYSFDLSPVKMLSSQAQGNVPYYTQHNAVGQNFPSFLQNASGRPHLPGGHVEDGQQWWSLPQSNSTHSGHPFSLGRQLVLGHQPQIAALLQGTSKGLLSSTRRCRRCKCPNCQSTGNGGAALEFGKKRLHICHIPDCGKVYKKTSHLKAHLRWHAGERPFICNWLFCGKSFTRSDELQRHLRTHTGEKRFGCQQCGKRFMRSDHLSKHVKTHQSRKSRSSQPSQSGTDALLSNIKRE, via the exons ATGGCTGCATTAACCTTATCCAGAGCGGACAATTTCCTGCACAATTTCTTACAG GATCGTACTCCCAGCTCCTCTCCAGAAAGCGGTCCTAACACCCTTTCCTTTTTGGCCACCACATGCAGTCAGGCTTGGCAGGAAGGGTCTCAACTCCCTTACGAGGGGCCGGTGGGCTCCACTTCCAGCATGTTTCAGCTCTGGAGCAATGACATGGCCCCAAACTCCAGCTTGAGTGCCCACCAGATGACCTTCACTGTGCCCAAAATGCAGTTTCCCGGCCACATGCAGCCCACCTTGGGCTCGCACtcccatcatcaccatcatcaccaccatcaccacCACGAACTCCCCCTCACTCCTCCAGCCGAGCCTCCATCCGCGTACTCATTTGATCTGTCTCCAGTAAAGATGCTCTCCTCCCAGGCGCAGGGGAACGTGCCGTATTACACGCAGCACAACGCTGTGGGTCAGAACTTTCCTAGCTTCCTTCAGAATGCTTCAGGAAGACCTCACCTGCCAGGTGGACATGTTGAGGATGGCCAGCAGTGGTGGAGTCTCCCTCAGAGTAACAGCACACACTCCGGGCACCCCTTCTCTCTGGGACGCCAGCTGGTTTTGGGACACCAGCCTCAAATCGCTGCTCTTCTGCAAGGAACCTCAAAAGGTCTGTTGAGCTCAACTCGCCGTTGTCGCAGGTGCAAATGCCCCAACTGCCAGTCCACGGGAAATGGAGGTGCTGCTCTGGAGTTCGGGAAGAAAAGACTACATATCTGTCACATTCCAGATTGCGGCAAAGTCTACAAAAAAACATCTCACCTGAAGGCACACCTGCGCTGGCATGCTGGCGAGCGGCCATTCATCTGCAACTGGCTCTTCTGTGGAAAGAGCTTCACTCGCTCTGATGAGCTGCAGAGGCATCTTCGCACGCACACCGGGGAAAAGCGTTTCGGCTGTCAGCAGTGTGGGAAAAGGTTTATGCGGAGCGATCACCTCTCCAAGCATGTGAAGACCCACCAGAGCAGGAAGAGCCGGTCCAGTCAGCCTTCTCAGAGTGGGACTGATGCACTGCTAAGTAACATTAAGAGAGAGTAA